In a genomic window of Halalkalicoccus sp. CG83:
- a CDS encoding aldo/keto reductase — protein sequence MEYVRVQDVEIPALGLGTWNLTDDQCVRTVGRALELGYRHVDTAQDYGNEREVGRAIATADVPREECFVTTKLWPSNYRYDDAVESTRESLDRLGLEYVDLLLMHWPSLHVPTEETLGAMADLVDEGLVRHVGVSNFSRSRLEEARELSRVPILADQVQYHPYRDRSDLLEYCRQEGIVLTAYSPLVHGGLVDDERLAAIGERYGKTAAQVALRWLVQQEPVAAIPKASSREHLAANIAVFDFSLTDEEMAEVADPSALRTGLGWMRGRFGRRV from the coding sequence ATGGAGTACGTCCGCGTGCAGGACGTGGAGATCCCCGCGCTCGGGCTCGGCACCTGGAACCTGACCGACGACCAGTGCGTTCGGACGGTCGGCCGGGCGCTCGAATTGGGGTATCGACACGTCGACACCGCCCAGGACTACGGCAACGAACGCGAGGTCGGCCGCGCGATCGCCACCGCCGACGTCCCGCGCGAGGAGTGTTTCGTGACGACGAAGCTCTGGCCGAGCAACTACCGCTACGATGACGCCGTCGAATCGACTCGAGAGAGCCTCGACCGGCTCGGCCTGGAATACGTCGACCTGCTGTTGATGCACTGGCCGAGCCTTCACGTTCCGACCGAGGAGACCCTGGGCGCGATGGCGGATCTCGTCGACGAAGGGCTGGTTCGACACGTCGGCGTGAGCAACTTCTCGCGCTCGCGCCTCGAGGAGGCTCGTGAGCTCTCACGTGTACCGATCCTCGCCGATCAGGTGCAGTACCACCCCTACCGCGACCGGAGCGATCTGCTCGAGTACTGCCGGCAGGAGGGGATCGTGCTCACGGCGTACAGCCCGCTCGTCCACGGCGGGCTGGTCGACGACGAGCGTCTCGCGGCGATCGGCGAGCGCTACGGAAAGACGGCCGCGCAGGTCGCGCTGCGCTGGCTCGTCCAGCAGGAACCGGTCGCGGCGATCCCGAAGGCCTCCAGTCGAGAGCACCTCGCGGCGAACATCGCCGTTTTCGACTTCTCGCTCACCGACGAGGAGATGGCGGAGGTCGCCGACCCGTCGGCGCTGCGGACCGGTCTGGGCTGGATGCGCGGCCGTTTCGGTCGCCGAGTGTGA
- a CDS encoding fumarylacetoacetate hydrolase family protein: MHRVRFRDPAGSVRRGEWMDGAITFADRRYDPEEVDVLAPSEPTKIVCIGRNYAAHAEERDEELPDRPLLFLKPPNAVAGHGDTVTLPADRYVEHEAELGVVIGEQCRNVSEDDAEAVIAGYTCFDDLSNRDDQDEEQNWIRGKAFDNAAPMGPVLATPDEVPDDARIRLRVDGETRQDSSLEHLIFSIPELVAEITRYMTLEPGDVIATGTPEGVGPVDDGSTVEVEIEGVGTLEHDVRRP; the protein is encoded by the coding sequence ATGCACCGCGTTCGCTTTCGCGACCCCGCCGGCTCCGTCCGACGGGGCGAGTGGATGGACGGCGCGATCACGTTCGCCGACCGGCGCTACGACCCCGAGGAGGTCGACGTGCTCGCGCCGTCAGAGCCGACCAAGATCGTCTGTATCGGGCGCAACTACGCCGCCCACGCCGAGGAGCGCGACGAGGAGCTGCCCGACCGACCCCTCCTCTTTCTGAAACCGCCGAACGCCGTCGCGGGCCACGGCGACACCGTGACGCTCCCCGCCGATCGGTACGTCGAACACGAGGCAGAACTCGGCGTCGTGATCGGCGAGCAGTGTCGGAACGTGAGCGAGGACGACGCCGAGGCGGTCATCGCGGGCTACACCTGCTTCGACGACCTCTCGAACCGCGACGATCAGGACGAGGAGCAGAACTGGATCCGCGGGAAGGCGTTCGACAACGCCGCGCCGATGGGGCCCGTCCTGGCGACGCCCGACGAGGTGCCCGACGACGCCCGCATCCGATTGCGGGTGGACGGCGAGACGCGCCAGGACTCCTCGCTCGAGCACCTCATCTTCTCGATCCCCGAGCTGGTCGCGGAGATCACCCGCTACATGACCCTCGAGCCCGGCGACGTGATCGCCACCGGAACGCCGGAGGGCGTCGGCCCCGTCGACGACGGAAGCACGGTGGAGGTCGAGATCGAGGGCGTCGGAACGCTCGAACACGACGTGCGCCGGCCCTGA
- a CDS encoding multiprotein bridging factor aMBF1 — MVQCEMCGTETSTPKTVKIEGAELDVCDSCSEFGTEVRTQESSGGSTKYSTSSSSGSGSSDGSSSASSGSGGGGRHRRKDMFDEMEEIAQDYDQRIRNARESAGQSQEELANDLNEKASLIRKLERGDTLPSDAVQKKLERKLGITLSEGVDAEDAEWEGGSSTGSYTLGDVVTRKDS; from the coding sequence ATGGTTCAGTGTGAGATGTGTGGCACGGAGACCTCCACACCGAAGACCGTCAAGATCGAGGGCGCTGAACTCGACGTCTGCGACTCCTGTTCCGAGTTCGGCACCGAGGTCAGGACCCAGGAGTCCTCGGGGGGCTCGACGAAGTACTCGACGAGTTCCTCGTCGGGCTCGGGTTCCTCCGACGGGTCGTCCTCGGCCTCGTCCGGATCCGGCGGCGGCGGGCGACACCGGCGCAAGGACATGTTCGACGAGATGGAGGAGATCGCGCAGGACTACGACCAGCGCATCCGCAACGCCCGCGAGTCGGCCGGACAGAGCCAGGAGGAGCTCGCGAACGACCTCAACGAGAAGGCGAGCCTCATCCGCAAGCTCGAGCGCGGTGACACGCTGCCGAGCGACGCCGTCCAGAAGAAGCTCGAGCGAAAGCTCGGGATCACCCTCTCGGAGGGCGTCGACGCCGAGGACGCCGAGTGGGAGGGAGGCTCCTCGACGGGCAGCTACACGCTCGGCGACGTCGTCACCCGCAAGGACTCCTGA
- the dinB gene encoding DNA polymerase IV — protein sequence MTGGARLPGIAEEASDRIVAHADMDCFYAACERLREPALEDEPLVVGMGYEPGEGVGAVATASYEARAHGVESAQPISKALERLPRKREAATDPALDVEAAGFYRPVDMSFYESVSEEVRAILHEHAETVREVSIDEAYLDVTERTDWEGVEAFAWALKERIEREVGVTASIGVAPNMSTAKIASDAEKPDGLVVVRPDAVRDFLAPVPVEELHGVGPVTARELRSRGIEVAADLANGDRRALVEAFGERGDELYRRARGEDERPVTPKGRPKSLSRESAFADPTDAFDEIETRVRTLAEAVAGRAHRKDALYRTIGIKVVTPPFEVHTRERSLPGPIEEPDLVEEVALDLLAEFDGERVRKVGVRVSNLEFASVQQSSLDGWSGTDDRESRSNAITDVESGDRLRDQASLTDFE from the coding sequence ATGACGGGCGGAGCGCGGTTACCGGGGATCGCCGAGGAGGCGAGCGACCGGATCGTCGCCCACGCGGACATGGACTGCTTCTACGCCGCCTGCGAACGCCTGCGCGAACCCGCGCTCGAGGACGAGCCCCTCGTCGTGGGGATGGGCTACGAGCCCGGGGAGGGCGTCGGCGCGGTCGCGACCGCGAGCTACGAGGCGCGCGCTCACGGCGTCGAGAGCGCACAGCCGATCTCGAAGGCCCTCGAACGCCTGCCGCGAAAGCGCGAGGCCGCGACCGATCCCGCCCTCGACGTCGAGGCCGCGGGGTTCTACCGACCCGTGGACATGTCGTTCTACGAGTCGGTGAGCGAGGAGGTACGCGCGATCCTCCACGAACACGCCGAGACGGTTCGGGAGGTGAGCATCGACGAGGCGTATCTCGACGTGACCGAGCGAACGGATTGGGAGGGTGTCGAGGCGTTCGCCTGGGCGCTGAAGGAACGCATCGAACGCGAGGTGGGCGTGACCGCGAGCATCGGCGTCGCGCCGAACATGAGCACGGCCAAGATCGCGAGCGACGCCGAGAAGCCCGACGGGCTGGTGGTCGTGCGCCCCGACGCGGTCCGGGACTTTCTCGCGCCCGTCCCCGTCGAGGAGCTCCACGGCGTCGGCCCCGTCACCGCCCGCGAGCTCCGGAGCCGAGGGATCGAGGTCGCGGCGGATCTCGCGAACGGGGACCGCCGAGCGTTGGTCGAGGCGTTCGGCGAACGCGGCGACGAGCTCTACCGACGGGCTCGCGGGGAGGACGAGAGACCGGTGACCCCGAAGGGACGTCCCAAGAGCCTCTCGCGGGAGTCGGCGTTCGCCGATCCGACCGACGCCTTCGACGAGATCGAGACGCGGGTGCGGACGCTCGCGGAGGCGGTCGCCGGGCGCGCCCACAGGAAGGACGCGCTCTACCGGACCATCGGAATCAAGGTCGTCACGCCTCCCTTCGAGGTACACACCCGCGAGCGATCGCTTCCGGGCCCGATCGAGGAGCCCGACCTGGTCGAGGAGGTGGCGCTCGACCTGCTCGCGGAGTTCGACGGCGAGCGCGTTCGAAAGGTGGGCGTGCGCGTCTCGAACCTCGAGTTCGCGAGCGTCCAGCAGTCGAGCCTCGATGGGTGGAGCGGGACGGACGACCGGGAAAGTCGCTCGAACGCGATCACGGACGTCGAGTCCGGAGACCGGCTTCGCGATCAGGCGTCGCTCACCGACTTCGAGTGA
- the tpiA gene encoding triose-phosphate isomerase, with translation MFVLVNCKAYPCDPVEIAEAAGDVADDSGVRIAVAPQTARLSAVAETGVETWAQHVDGVEHGSHTGSALAESLAAAGAAGTMINHSEKRLKLADIDSGLEAAERVGLETVVCANNPDQVGAVAALGPDAVAVEPPELIGTGTPVSQADPDVVSDAVAAAEAVDEGVEVLCGAGISTGEDLTAAADLGAEGVLLASGVAKADDPRAALEDLVEPL, from the coding sequence ATGTTCGTTCTCGTAAACTGCAAGGCGTACCCGTGTGACCCGGTCGAGATCGCCGAGGCTGCGGGCGACGTGGCGGACGACTCCGGAGTACGGATCGCCGTCGCCCCCCAGACCGCCCGGCTGTCAGCGGTCGCCGAGACGGGCGTGGAGACGTGGGCTCAGCACGTCGACGGCGTCGAACACGGCAGCCACACCGGCAGCGCGCTCGCCGAGTCGCTCGCGGCGGCCGGCGCGGCCGGCACCATGATCAACCACTCGGAGAAGCGTCTGAAGCTCGCGGACATCGACAGCGGACTCGAGGCGGCGGAGCGCGTCGGTCTCGAGACGGTCGTCTGCGCGAACAATCCCGACCAGGTGGGCGCGGTCGCCGCGCTCGGTCCCGACGCGGTCGCGGTCGAGCCGCCCGAACTCATCGGCACCGGCACGCCAGTGAGCCAGGCCGACCCCGACGTCGTCAGCGACGCGGTTGCGGCCGCCGAGGCGGTCGACGAGGGCGTCGAGGTGCTCTGTGGCGCCGGAATCAGCACCGGCGAGGACCTGACCGCCGCCGCGGACCTCGGCGCCGAGGGCGTGCTGCTCGCGAGCGGCGTCGCGAAGGCCGACGACCCGCGGGCGGCGCTCGAGGACCTGGTCGAGCCGCTGTAG
- a CDS encoding adenylate kinase family protein gives MRVAVTGTPGTGKTAATARLEGDFEITHLNEAIEREGLYTERDEERDSLVVDLDAIEAWLGDREGIVESHLAHRFPADRVVVLRCHPNELERRLRERGESEAKASENAESEALDLILSEAVSEHGRERVYEIDTTDRTPEGVAREIERAIAGERDPSAGEVDFLDR, from the coding sequence ATGAGGGTCGCCGTCACCGGTACTCCGGGAACCGGAAAGACCGCCGCGACGGCACGTCTCGAGGGCGACTTCGAGATCACGCATCTCAACGAGGCCATCGAGCGCGAGGGGCTCTATACCGAGCGCGACGAGGAACGCGACAGCCTCGTCGTCGATCTCGACGCGATCGAGGCGTGGCTCGGCGACCGCGAGGGGATCGTCGAGTCACACCTCGCCCACCGATTCCCCGCGGATCGCGTGGTCGTCCTCCGCTGTCATCCGAACGAACTCGAACGGCGGCTGCGAGAGCGCGGCGAGAGCGAGGCGAAGGCGAGCGAGAACGCCGAGAGCGAGGCGCTCGACCTGATCCTCTCGGAGGCCGTCTCCGAACACGGCCGCGAGCGGGTCTACGAGATCGACACGACCGACCGGACGCCCGAGGGCGTCGCCCGCGAGATCGAGCGGGCCATCGCGGGCGAGCGCGATCCCAGCGCCGGGGAGGTGGACTTTCTCGACCGATGA
- the hisC gene encoding histidinol-phosphate transaminase: MQPRDLSSHAAYEAGRGIEEVARELGLDPDSLVKLASNENPLGPSPAAVEAIREHAGRVNTYPKASHADLIAALAERWKVTPEQVWLANGGDGALDYLSRATLEPGDRVLVPEPGFAYYGMSARYHHGEVSTYRISKDESFAQTAEGVLEHYDGERLVYLTSPHNPTGSTIELGDVEALADRTAEETLVVVDEAYGEFADRPSAVELVEGRDDVAVLRTFSKAYGLAGLRLGYALVPEAWADAYARVNTPFAASEIACRAGLAALDDDDHVRESVETAREAREYVYERLDAPTWESEGNFVLAEVGDATAVADELQRRGVIVRDCTSFGLPDCIRITCGTDEETRRAVAECNEILREAAG; encoded by the coding sequence ATGCAGCCACGCGATCTCTCCTCGCACGCCGCCTACGAGGCCGGGCGGGGGATCGAGGAGGTCGCCCGTGAGCTGGGGCTCGACCCAGACTCGCTCGTGAAGCTCGCCTCCAACGAGAACCCGCTGGGGCCGAGTCCCGCGGCCGTCGAGGCGATCCGCGAGCACGCCGGGCGCGTCAACACGTATCCGAAGGCCTCGCACGCGGATCTCATCGCCGCGCTCGCCGAGCGGTGGAAGGTCACCCCGGAGCAGGTCTGGCTCGCGAACGGCGGCGACGGCGCGCTCGACTACCTCTCGCGGGCGACCCTCGAGCCGGGCGACCGGGTGCTGGTGCCCGAGCCCGGATTCGCCTACTACGGGATGAGCGCACGCTACCACCACGGCGAGGTGAGCACCTATCGGATCTCGAAGGACGAGTCGTTCGCCCAGACCGCCGAGGGCGTTCTCGAGCACTACGACGGCGAGCGGCTGGTCTACCTCACCAGCCCGCACAACCCGACGGGGTCGACGATCGAGCTCGGCGACGTTGAGGCGCTCGCCGATCGAACGGCCGAGGAGACGCTCGTCGTCGTCGACGAGGCCTACGGCGAGTTCGCGGACCGTCCGAGCGCAGTGGAGTTGGTCGAGGGCCGCGACGACGTCGCCGTCCTCCGAACCTTCTCGAAGGCCTACGGGCTCGCGGGGCTTCGACTGGGCTACGCGCTCGTTCCCGAGGCGTGGGCCGACGCCTACGCCCGGGTGAACACCCCGTTCGCCGCGAGCGAGATCGCCTGTCGGGCGGGGCTGGCCGCGCTCGACGACGACGACCACGTCCGCGAGTCGGTCGAGACCGCCCGGGAGGCCCGCGAGTACGTCTACGAACGACTCGACGCGCCGACCTGGGAGAGTGAGGGGAACTTCGTGCTCGCGGAGGTCGGCGACGCGACGGCGGTCGCCGACGAACTCCAGCGACGCGGGGTGATCGTCCGCGACTGTACGAGCTTCGGCCTCCCCGACTGCATCCGTATCACCTGTGGCACCGACGAGGAGACCCGCCGGGCGGTCGCCGAGTGCAACGAGATCCTGCGGGAGGCCGCCGGATGA
- a CDS encoding NRAMP family divalent metal transporter, translating into MSVESTDEERVESYASRLGPTWIAGAIAAGPATMASLLAAGAGYGYTLLWVVVGSAVLGTVGQYLAARLGLLTEEGIVTTVERHLGEGWAWVLVIDVVLAAGLAQLVIMKTVADVSAVLTGVDARLWGVVWAVVLAVGLASGGYRIAELGAKLLVSLVVLAFVATALVVPIDAGAAASGLLPRIPAGLDGALVAAGVLGGAVHVTLLTMQGYTMRARGWTRADAGLARFDVGSSMLVAFGGYSLAIFLVAASVLEGPSITAVEAGRALEPTVGTYATWLFLFGLLGAAVSTLGGNTVVPPYLLADKLDWGRSIDDPRYRVLLAGVALASAAGAFLGGSFLSLLVLVLAFGLVGTPFAIVLILYLLNDPAIVDETAPLAANLGGLVLLGVALVTASTFVREQAAVVTDPLSAFVVAFAAGIGLATVLLAVKFVRAATRIGTPTET; encoded by the coding sequence ATGAGCGTAGAATCGACGGACGAGGAACGGGTCGAGTCGTACGCGTCGCGGCTGGGGCCGACCTGGATCGCGGGAGCGATCGCCGCGGGGCCGGCGACGATGGCCAGCCTGCTCGCCGCCGGAGCAGGCTACGGCTATACGCTCCTCTGGGTCGTGGTGGGATCGGCGGTGCTCGGCACGGTCGGGCAGTATCTCGCCGCTCGGCTGGGGCTTCTCACCGAGGAGGGGATCGTGACCACCGTCGAACGCCACCTGGGTGAGGGCTGGGCCTGGGTGCTGGTGATCGACGTCGTGCTCGCCGCGGGTCTCGCCCAGCTGGTGATCATGAAGACGGTCGCGGACGTGAGCGCCGTCCTGACCGGGGTCGACGCTCGACTCTGGGGGGTCGTCTGGGCGGTGGTGCTCGCGGTCGGTCTCGCGAGCGGCGGCTATCGGATCGCGGAGCTCGGCGCGAAGCTGCTCGTCTCGCTGGTCGTGCTCGCGTTCGTCGCGACCGCGCTCGTCGTCCCCATCGACGCCGGTGCGGCCGCGAGCGGGCTCCTCCCCCGAATCCCCGCCGGGCTCGACGGCGCGCTCGTCGCCGCGGGCGTCCTCGGCGGCGCAGTCCACGTCACCCTGCTGACGATGCAGGGCTACACGATGCGTGCGCGAGGGTGGACCCGAGCGGACGCGGGGCTGGCCCGGTTCGACGTCGGAAGCTCGATGCTCGTCGCCTTCGGGGGCTACAGCCTCGCGATCTTCCTCGTCGCTGCGAGCGTACTCGAGGGGCCATCGATCACCGCGGTCGAGGCGGGACGCGCGCTCGAACCGACGGTCGGCACGTACGCGACGTGGCTGTTCCTGTTCGGACTGCTCGGCGCCGCGGTCTCGACGCTCGGGGGCAACACGGTCGTCCCGCCGTATCTCCTCGCCGACAAGCTCGACTGGGGGCGATCGATCGACGACCCGCGCTACCGCGTGCTGCTCGCCGGCGTCGCGCTCGCCTCCGCCGCCGGTGCCTTTCTCGGAGGGTCGTTCCTCTCGCTGCTCGTGTTGGTGCTCGCCTTCGGCCTCGTCGGGACGCCGTTCGCGATCGTTCTGATCCTCTATCTACTCAACGATCCGGCGATCGTCGACGAGACCGCCCCGCTTGCGGCGAACCTCGGGGGTCTCGTGCTGCTCGGCGTGGCGCTGGTCACCGCCAGCACGTTCGTCCGCGAACAGGCCGCCGTCGTCACCGATCCCCTCTCGGCGTTCGTCGTCGCCTTCGCCGCCGGGATCGGGTTGGCGACCGTCCTGCTCGCCGTGAAGTTCGTCCGCGCGGCCACGCGGATCGGCACGCCGACGGAGACGTGA
- a CDS encoding CDP-alcohol phosphatidyltransferase family protein: protein MTLDQFRPLANRMLAPFVDVADRIGLTPNAISVIAFAIAVCAAGAFYLAGETALWYLGGALLVLASGWLDLLDGALARRQQIASTGGDLLDHVLDRYADIIIIGGLAAGIDAYALGFVAVTGVLMTSYLGTQAQAVGLDRVYGGLLGRADRLVLVGVVAAITAMIPLPIVGLTLVGWLLVFFAVVGHFTALQRFYGAMGALG, encoded by the coding sequence ATGACGCTCGATCAGTTCCGCCCGCTCGCGAACCGAATGCTCGCGCCGTTCGTCGATGTGGCCGACCGAATCGGCCTGACTCCCAACGCGATCAGCGTGATCGCGTTCGCCATCGCCGTCTGTGCGGCCGGCGCGTTCTACCTCGCGGGCGAGACGGCGCTGTGGTACCTCGGCGGGGCGCTGCTCGTGCTCGCGAGCGGCTGGCTCGACCTGCTCGATGGCGCGCTCGCGCGCAGACAGCAGATCGCCTCGACGGGGGGCGACCTGCTCGATCACGTCCTCGACCGGTACGCTGACATCATCATCATCGGCGGACTGGCCGCCGGCATCGACGCGTACGCGCTCGGCTTCGTCGCCGTCACGGGCGTGCTGATGACGTCGTATCTGGGGACGCAGGCCCAGGCGGTGGGGCTCGATCGGGTCTACGGCGGGCTGCTCGGTCGGGCGGATCGCCTGGTCCTGGTGGGCGTCGTCGCCGCGATCACCGCGATGATCCCGCTCCCGATCGTCGGGCTGACGCTCGTGGGGTGGCTGCTCGTGTTCTTCGCCGTCGTGGGTCACTTCACCGCCCTCCAGCGGTTCTACGGGGCGATGGGCGCCCTTGGGTGA
- a CDS encoding SelT/SelW/SelH family protein, with translation MTTVEIEYCHPCGFLDRAEAVQHALLSQFGERIDELTLVTGDHGIFEVRVDGEVVFEKSEEEYDVDGITRAVRAHV, from the coding sequence ATGACCACAGTCGAGATCGAGTACTGCCACCCGTGTGGATTCCTCGACCGCGCCGAGGCCGTCCAGCACGCGCTGCTCTCACAGTTCGGCGAGCGGATCGACGAGCTCACCCTCGTCACCGGCGACCACGGCATCTTCGAGGTGCGCGTCGACGGCGAGGTGGTCTTCGAGAAGTCCGAGGAGGAGTACGACGTCGACGGGATCACCCGGGCCGTCCGGGCACACGTCTAG
- a CDS encoding DUF7504 family protein produces MSQLTVDRSSTLVLSPASTTLDGLWEGTRRLEDLGSSNVLLVVYGESPGAIRDAWRDRIDEIPTRLGVIGVGVADRDDAGDSVSSEGSDVLSAVRDPADASDLGITISLYLQDWATDDAPTVFGFHSLTAMLDHVDVETTFRFLHVLGRRLADTETGSRFYLDPRAVSERTVRTLRPVFNDVVEWDPPATGSLTPDAAYDAIGARRRRYALYHLFENRGGERVETLAAAVARREGVLDSERVEKSLRHAHLPKLEDVGLVSLDSERVVPQGAFAEIEPYLVPAVEHDLPGEEPPF; encoded by the coding sequence ATGTCCCAACTGACGGTCGACCGATCGAGCACGCTCGTACTCTCCCCGGCGAGCACGACGCTCGACGGCCTCTGGGAGGGCACTCGACGACTGGAGGACCTCGGGTCGTCGAACGTCCTGCTGGTGGTCTACGGGGAGAGTCCCGGTGCGATCCGGGACGCCTGGCGCGACCGGATCGACGAGATACCGACGCGCCTCGGCGTCATCGGCGTCGGCGTCGCCGACCGGGATGACGCCGGCGACTCGGTCTCGTCCGAGGGATCCGACGTCCTATCGGCCGTTCGCGATCCGGCGGACGCGTCCGATCTGGGGATCACGATCAGCCTCTATCTCCAGGACTGGGCGACCGACGACGCGCCGACGGTGTTCGGCTTCCACTCGCTGACCGCCATGCTCGATCACGTCGATGTCGAGACGACGTTTCGATTTCTCCACGTCCTAGGCCGTCGACTGGCGGACACCGAGACGGGCAGTCGGTTCTATCTCGATCCGAGGGCGGTCAGTGAACGGACGGTGAGGACTCTCCGGCCGGTGTTCAACGACGTCGTCGAGTGGGATCCACCCGCCACCGGTTCGCTGACGCCGGACGCCGCCTACGACGCGATCGGAGCGAGGCGGCGACGCTATGCGTTGTACCACCTGTTCGAGAATCGGGGAGGAGAACGCGTCGAGACGCTAGCCGCGGCGGTCGCCCGCCGTGAAGGTGTTCTCGATTCCGAGCGCGTCGAGAAGTCGCTCCGGCACGCCCACCTGCCGAAACTGGAGGACGTCGGTCTCGTGTCTCTCGATTCCGAGCGCGTCGTGCCGCAAGGCGCGTTCGCGGAGATCGAGCCGTATCTCGTCCCCGCGGTCGAACACGATCTCCCCGGCGAGGAGCCACCGTTCTAA
- a CDS encoding metal-dependent hydrolase, with the protein MELTWHGHSTWHVTVGDTDLLIDPFFDNPKTDLDPSDVETPDYVLLTHGHADHIGHAGEFSDATVVAVPELAAYAQEELGFEDAVGGMGMNLGGTVECSDAYVTMHRADHTNGIETDYEYSAGMPAGFVVGDAAPSQSDGDATSFYHAGDTGLMTEMREVIGAYLEPDAAALPVGDHFTMGPWQAAIAVDWLDVDHAFPMHYDTFPPIEIDTEEFVSEVEDTGSDAEVHVLEGDESFTLGD; encoded by the coding sequence ATGGAACTCACCTGGCACGGCCACTCGACGTGGCACGTCACCGTCGGCGACACCGACCTGTTGATCGACCCGTTCTTCGACAACCCGAAGACCGACCTGGATCCGAGCGACGTCGAGACGCCCGACTACGTGCTACTCACCCACGGCCACGCCGACCACATCGGTCACGCCGGCGAGTTCTCCGACGCGACCGTGGTCGCGGTGCCCGAGCTCGCTGCCTACGCACAGGAGGAGCTCGGCTTCGAGGACGCCGTCGGCGGCATGGGGATGAACCTCGGCGGCACCGTCGAGTGTAGCGACGCCTACGTAACGATGCACCGTGCCGACCACACCAACGGCATCGAGACCGACTACGAGTACTCCGCGGGGATGCCCGCGGGCTTCGTCGTCGGCGACGCTGCCCCCTCCCAGTCAGATGGGGACGCCACCAGCTTCTATCACGCCGGCGACACCGGGTTGATGACCGAGATGCGCGAGGTGATCGGCGCCTATCTCGAACCGGACGCCGCGGCGCTGCCGGTCGGTGATCACTTCACCATGGGTCCGTGGCAGGCCGCGATCGCCGTCGACTGGCTCGACGTCGATCACGCGTTCCCGATGCACTACGACACGTTCCCGCCGATCGAGATCGACACCGAGGAGTTCGTAAGCGAGGTCGAGGACACCGGCAGCGACGCCGAGGTCCACGTCCTTGAGGGCGACGAGAGCTTCACGCTCGGCGACTAG
- a CDS encoding mechanosensitive ion channel family protein, with product MTNGSQMNTGPVPDGTVVPLQSPLRPDPIPDLQQAYLSSVEVQLFVTVLLVGLVVLGLKFGRRLEAVLSDRYGRQIAEGGRIAWLLVVIVAAVYLFSVIWHVTFMLLVVLETLAFDRWTAIQQLVTVSVVLIAYLLMRFVNRSIDKLAEGSSITEHQSEVAYHVADVGIAAVAATVILTIWGVNLTNIFIGAGAITAIIGLAARETFAATIAGFVLLFSRPFRVGDWIAVDAGGDEDRSGIVTDVTIFNTKIQTFSDEYVLIPNDEITSSQLKNLSRNDQLRVDVEVGVDYTADTEHARDVMVEAVDDLESIRSSPNPQAVAKRFDDSSIVLELRVWIGDPTMRRKWKARTDVIEAIKAAFDREGITIPYPQRVHAPRDSEEGFRIGGPLSETAELPEIDD from the coding sequence ATGACGAACGGGAGCCAGATGAACACCGGACCGGTACCGGACGGGACGGTGGTCCCCCTCCAATCCCCGCTGCGACCCGACCCGATCCCCGACCTCCAGCAGGCGTACCTCTCATCGGTCGAAGTTCAGCTGTTCGTGACGGTGCTGCTGGTGGGGCTAGTCGTGCTGGGGCTGAAGTTCGGTCGGCGTCTCGAGGCGGTGCTGTCGGATCGGTACGGAAGGCAGATCGCCGAGGGGGGCCGTATCGCGTGGCTGCTCGTCGTCATCGTCGCCGCGGTCTACCTGTTCAGCGTGATCTGGCACGTCACGTTCATGCTCCTGGTAGTCCTCGAGACGCTGGCGTTCGACCGATGGACGGCGATCCAGCAGCTCGTCACGGTCTCGGTGGTCCTGATCGCCTACCTGTTAATGCGGTTCGTCAACCGGTCGATCGACAAGCTCGCGGAGGGATCCTCGATCACGGAACACCAGAGCGAGGTGGCCTACCACGTCGCGGACGTCGGAATCGCGGCCGTAGCCGCCACGGTCATCCTCACCATTTGGGGGGTCAACCTCACGAACATCTTCATCGGGGCGGGCGCGATCACCGCGATCATCGGTCTCGCGGCGCGAGAGACGTTCGCGGCCACGATCGCGGGGTTCGTCCTGCTGTTCTCGCGGCCGTTCCGCGTCGGCGACTGGATCGCCGTCGATGCGGGCGGCGACGAGGACCGAAGCGGCATCGTCACCGACGTGACCATCTTCAACACCAAGATCCAGACCTTCAGCGACGAGTACGTCCTGATCCCGAACGACGAGATCACGAGCAGCCAGCTCAAGAACCTCTCGCGAAACGACCAGCTCCGGGTCGACGTCGAGGTCGGGGTCGACTACACGGCCGACACCGAACACGCGCGCGACGTCATGGTCGAGGCCGTGGACGACCTCGAGTCGATACGGAGTTCCCCGAACCCGCAGGCAGTCGCGAAACGCTTCGACGACTCCTCGATCGTGCTCGAGCTCCGAGTCTGGATCGGCGATCCGACCATGCGCCGGAAGTGGAAGGCACGGACCGACGTGATCGAGGCGATCAAGGCGGCCTTCGACCGCGAGGGGATCACGATCCCCTACCCCCAGCGAGTGCATGCTCCGCGCGATAGCGAGGAGGGCTTTCGAATCGGCGGACCCCTCTCCGAGACTGCGGAGCTACCCGAGATCGACGACTGA